Proteins from a single region of Hordeum vulgare subsp. vulgare chromosome 6H, MorexV3_pseudomolecules_assembly, whole genome shotgun sequence:
- the LOC123402915 gene encoding receptor kinase-like protein Xa21, with the protein MSDQSVKPNMLLLLALLLLSYGAGSVRCSTVHANITDILALLRFKKSTEDPTDALRNWNRSIYYCNWNGVKCSLLHPGRVVALNLPGQSLSGQVNPSLGNITFLKRLNLSYNGFSGQLPPLNQFHELISLDLSSNSFQGIISDSFTNRSNLKLVDLSRNMLQGLIPAKIGSLYNLTRLDLSKNNLTGVIPPTISNATKLQLLILQENELGGSLPDELGQLSNMLAFLAGNNRLSGQIPPSIFNLTSLQFLSLEANRLQMAALPPDIGDTLPYLQKITLGKNMLEGPIPASLDNISGLQLIDLSNNSFTGEIPSLGKLLNLVYLNLGDNKLESSDNQRWESLYGLTNCSFLKVLRFKNNQLTGAIPNSVGKLSPELRILHLGGNNLSGIVPLSIGNLDGLIELDLSTNSFNGSIEGWLESLKNLQSLDLHGNNFVGTIPPSFGNLTRLTILYLANNEFQGPIPPIFGKLTRLSTIDLSYNNLQGDIPSEISGLKQLRTLNLSSNRLTGEIPDDLSQCQDMVTIQMDHNNLTGGIPTTFGDLTSLSVLSLSYNDLSGDIPASLQHVSKLDVSHNHLQGEIPKKGVFSNASAVSLGGNSELCGGVPELHMPACPVASHRGTKIRYYLIRVLIPLFGFMSLVLLVYFLVLERKMRRTRYESEAPLGEHFPKVSYNDLVEATKNFSESNLLGKGSYGTVYRGKLVQHKLEVAVKVFNLEMQGAERSFLSECEALRSVQHRNLVSIITACSTIDSDGSAFRALIYEFMPKGNLDAWLHHKGDSKADKHLTLTQRIGIAVNMADALDYLHNDSENPIIHCDLKPSNILLDDDMVAHLGDFGIARIFLDSGPRPASSTSSIGVRGTIGYIPPEYGGGGRISTSGDVYSFGIVLLEMLTGKRPTDPMFTDGLDIVNFVGSEFPHQIHEVIDIYLKGECEDSAEARSVSEGSVHQCLVSLLQVAVSCTHSIPSERANMRDAASKIQAIQASYLGRQT; encoded by the exons ATGTCTGATCAATCCGTGAAACCCAACATGCTTCTTCTGCTGGCGCTACTGCTGCTGTCTTATGGAGCTGGCAGTGTCCGTTGCTCAACTGTTCATGCGAACATCACAGACATTCTCGCGTTGCTCCGTTTCAAAAAGTCCACCGAAGATCCCACAGATGCCTTGAGGAACTGGAACCGAAGCATCTATTACTGCAATTGGAATGGTGTCAAATGCAGCTTACTGCATCCAGGGCGGGTCGTCGCTTTGAATCTCCCTGGCCAAAGCTTGTCAGGTCAAGTCAACCCTTCTCTTGGGAACATAACGTTCCTTAAGCGCCTGAATTTGTCCTACAATGGCTTCTCCGGCCAGTTGCCTCCTCTGAACCAGTTCCACGAGCTGATCTCACTTGACCTCAGCTCCAATTCATTTCAAGGGATAATCTCCGATTCATTCACAAATCGTTCGAACCTAAAGCTTGTGGATCTTTCTAGAAACATGCTACAAGGCCTAATCCCCGCGAAAATAGGTTCACTTTACAATCTAACACGTTTAGATCTTTCTAAGAACAATCTCACTGGGGTCATCCCACCAACCATCAGCAACGCCACCAAACTACAATTACTCATTCTTCAAGAAAATGAACTAGGGGGAAGCCTACCCGATGAGCTCGGACAATTGTCCAACATGTTAGCCTTTTTGGCTGGGAACAATAGGCTCTCAGGTCAAATACCACCATCAATCTTTAATCTTACTTCACTTCAATTCCTAAGCTTGGAAGCAAATAGACTACAAATGGCGGCACTGCCACCTGACATTGGCGACACCCTCCCTTATCTTCAAAAAATTACTTTGGGCAAGAACATGCTTGAAGGTCCTATCCCAGCGTCGCTAGACAACATTTCAGGCCTACAATTAATAGATTTATCTAATAACAGTTTCACTGGAGAAATTCCTAGCTTGGGAAAGCTACTAAACCTTGTATACCTAAACCTTGGGGATAATAAGCTTGAGTCAAGTGACAACCAAAGATGGGAATCTTTATATGGACTGACAAACTGCAGTTTTCTAAAAGTGCTGAGATTCAAGAATAATCAGCTCACAGGAGCCATACCGAATTCGGTCGGTAAATTGTCCCCTGAACTTCGAATTCTACATCTGGGTGGAAACAATCTATCAGGAATAGTTCCTTTAAGCATAGGAAACCTTGATGGCTTAATAGAGTTGGATCTTAGCACAAACAGTTTCAATGGTTCAATTGAAGGATGGTTAGAAAGTCTTAAAAACCTACAATCTCTAGATCTTCATGGAAACAACTTTGTGGGAACCATTCCACCCTCTTTTGGCAACCTTACTCGGCTAACAATTCTGTATTTAGCAAACAATGAATTTCAAGGTCCAATACCTCCCATCTTCGGGAAACTTACAAGACTCTCAACCATTGACCTTAGTTATAACAATCTTCAAGGTGACATACCTTCTGAAATTAGTGGGCTTAAACAACTCCGTACACTGAATCTTTCATCTAACAGACTTACAGGAGAAATTCCTGATGATCTGAGCCAGTGTCAAGACATGGTAACCATCCAAATGGACCATAATAACTTGACGGGTGGCATTCCGACCACTTTTGGTGACCTTACGAGCTTGAGCGTGCTCAGCCTTTCCTATAACGATTTATCTGGGGACATCCCTGCAAGTCTTCAACATGTCAGCAAGTTGGACGTGTCTCATAATCACctccaaggagaaatcccaaaAAAAGGAGTGTTTAGCAATGCCTCAGCCGTTTCGCTTGGTGGCAATTCAGAGCTTTGTGGAGGGGTGCCGGAACTGCATATGCCCGCATGCCCGGTTGCTTCTCATCGTGGAACTAAGATACGATATTACTTGATCAGGGTATTGATACCATTATTTGGCTTCATGTCGCTCGTGTTATTGGTCTACTTTCTAGTcctggagaggaaaatgagaagaACAAGATATGAATCAGAGGCTCCTTTGGGTGAGCATTTCCCTAAAGTTTCTTACAATGATCTCGTCGAAGCAACAAAGAACTTTTCCGAGTCTAACCTGCTTGGGAAAGGAAGCTATGGTACAGTGTACAGGGGAAAGTTGGTGCAGCATAAGTTGGAAGTGGCAGTGAAGGTTTTTAACCTTGAGATGCAAGGCGCCGAGAGAAGCTTCCTGTCAGAATGTGAAGCGCTGAGAAGCGTTCAACACCGGAATCTTGTTTCcatcataactgcatgttctacTATTGATAGCGACGGGAGTGCTTTCAGGGCCCTAATTTACGAGTTCATGCCCAAGGGGAACTTGGACGCCTGGCTTCATCACAAGGGCGACAGCAAAGCTGATAAGCATCTGACTTTAACTCAAAGAATAGGCATAGCTGTCAACATGGCAGATGCACTGGACTATTTACATAATGACAGTGAAAACCCCATCATCCATTGTGATCTCAAGCCCAGCAATATTCTTCTTGACGATGACATGGTTGCTCATTTGGGGGATTTCGGCATCGCAAGGATTTTTCTTGATTCTGGGcccagaccagcaagctcgacgAGTTCAATTGGTGTAAGAGGAACCATAGGGTATATCCCACCAG AATACGGTGGGGGAGGCCGTATATCAACTTCTGGGGATGTCTATAGTTTTGGGATAGTGCTGCTGGAGATGTTGACTGGCAAAAGGCCAACAGATCCTATGTTTACTGATGGACTGGACATAGTCAACTTCGTGGGTAGCGAGTTTCCACATCAAATACATGAAGTGATTGACATTTATCTAAAAGGTGAATGTGAGGATTCTGCTGAAGCTAGGAGTGTATCAGAAGGCTCGGTTCATCAGTGCCTGGTGTCTCTGCTGCAAGTAGCAGTCTCCTGCACACACTCCATCCCCAGCGAAAGAGCTAACATGAGAGATGCAGCTAGCAAGATCCAAGCAATTCAGGCGTCATATCTTGGAAGGCAAACATGA